The following DNA comes from Occultella kanbiaonis.
ATCTCGGTGATCCCTCCCATGCCGACCGTGTGGTGGTTCCGGCCGGAGAGCAGCGCGGCACGCGTGGGCGAGCACAGCGCTGTCGTGTGGAACCGGGTGTATTTGAGCCCTTGGTCGGCGACACGTTCGAAGTTGGGCGTCCGGACCGGGCCGCCGAACGCGCTCGACGCCCCGAATCCGGTGTCGTCGATGAGCACGACGAGCACGTTCGGCGCACCCGCCGGCGGTCGGAGCGGCGTGATCGGCGGGAAGGACGTGTCCGGGTCGGTCGCGTCGTAGGTGACCGTGCCCGTGTAGGCGAGATCGGGGATCGGCAATGCCGTGCGCTGCACCTGTTGAGAGTCCACCATCATGTGCTCCTGGTCCGCCCCGACCCATTTCCGAGCCGCGGCACCGACGGATCCGGATCCGGATCCGGTCATCGTCGAGGCTGGGCCTCAGGCGTCCTCGCCGAATGCCTCGCGCAGTTGCGCCTCCTGCTCGTTCGAGAGGTTCGTCTGCACGAGCGTCCCGTGCAGGCCCTGGGCCTGCAGGCTCTCGTGGACCTTGTCCACGACGGCGTTCGCGGACATCAGGAACAGCGCGGACGTGCCCGGGCCCACCTGCTCCCGCACGGAGTTGATGAAGTCGTCATCGATGCCGACGTCCGTCAGCCACCCGGACAGCGCACCGATCCCGGCACCCACGGCCGCACCCAGGAACGGCACGAAGAAGATCAGTCCGAACAGCATGCCCCAGAACGCCCCGCCCATCGCGCCGATGCCGGTGGTGCTGGTGCCTTGCCTCGTCTTCGGCCTCTTCTTGCCTGCCTCCCAGGAGACAGTCGCCGTGTCAGCGATCGTGATCAGGCCCTGCTTGGACAATGCCTCGAGCGCGACAGCAGTGCGCTGGGCACCGTCGGCCGTGTCGAACTTCCACACACTCAGGGTCGCCATGGCGCCTCTCCTCGACTGCCGGTCCGCCGTCGGCACCGATCCGAGGCGGTACATCGAGCCCATCCTCGGTGGCACCTCGGGGACCGGCATCACCCACCGGGGATGAGTGGCCACCTCGCGTGCGGATGACGCAGCCGTTCCATTCGTCCGATTCGTATGAGGCGATCGTGTTTCGGACGGCGGATGCTGGCACCGGCAGCATCTTTCAGCGCCGAGGAGGAGGCATGCGCTACGACATCCGGGTGCGCGGGAGCGTCCAGGCCGACGTCGTGGCCGGATTGGGTGACGTGACCGCGGTCGAGTCGGGCCGGGACACGATCCTGCTGTGCCGTGTCCCCGACGTTGCCGCCCTTGCTGGGCTCCTTCGTACTCTGGCCCAGGCCGGTCTGGTGATCCGAGAACTGCGCAAGGCCGATCCCGGCTCGTGAGTCCTGTCGCCACACGCCGGCGTTCGGGACGGGCGCATCAGGTGTGCAGGTCCAGCCGCCGCTGCGGAGCCGGGGCCACCTCGACGAGTTCGGGCGAAGTGGCCGGCCGTCCCGAGGCCCAGCGTCCGTAGCGGACGGCGAGGGGTGCCGCACTGAACCCGTGCGCGAGGATCGACGCCAGTACGGTGACGGCTGCGATGTCGAGCAGGTGGTCCGAGAGCGCCGAGGCACCCAGCGACTCCAGGGCGATGAGGGCGAAGATGACGGTCGCGAGCCCGCGCGGACCGAACCAGCCGACGAACGCGATGGTCGGGAGCGACCATCCGCGGCCCACCATCGCGATCGCGACCGGGAGCATCCGGACCACGGTCAACGCCCCCACCGCGATGAGCACAGTGCCGATCGTCGCCCGGAACAGGGCAGGACCGACCAGGGCGGCACCGAACGCGAGCCAGACCAGGTAGGAGGCAAGCAGACCGGACGTCTCCGTGTACTCCAGGTCCGCCCCGGCCGCGTCCGTACCGAACACCGCGGCCAGCACCATCCCACCGACGAAGGCGGCGACGAAGCCGTTCGCGGCCACCGCCGTCGCCCCCAGATAGCTCAGTAGAGCCAGCGCGAGGGCCGCCACCCGCTCGGACAGTGGCGACGTCCACCCGCGGCGCCGGGACGAGCGCAGCACCACCCCTCCTCCGCCTCCGACCACCACGCCGACCAGCACGCCGATCGTCAGCGACCACAGCGCGCGCAC
Coding sequences within:
- a CDS encoding cation:proton antiporter; this translates as MGWSQDVADIAIPLLLVGSVLVYAILARRLERLGVTAAMVFVAIGVALGESGTGIVPVDPHAPWLLSVAEITLALLLFSDAARLRLREVGGDPRPVGRLLFIGLPLTIVTGTLLVVAVFPSQGWAVAALIAALLAPTDAALGAAVVSDARVPARVRRLLNVESGLNDGLATPLVTVLIAMVAAQAGLLGDENWEVRALWSLTIGVLVGVVVGGGGGVVLRSSRRRGWTSPLSERVAALALALLSYLGATAVAANGFVAAFVGGMVLAAVFGTDAAGADLEYTETSGLLASYLVWLAFGAALVGPALFRATIGTVLIAVGALTVVRMLPVAIAMVGRGWSLPTIAFVGWFGPRGLATVIFALIALESLGASALSDHLLDIAAVTVLASILAHGFSAAPLAVRYGRWASGRPATSPELVEVAPAPQRRLDLHT
- a CDS encoding DUF1269 domain-containing protein translates to MATLSVWKFDTADGAQRTAVALEALSKQGLITIADTATVSWEAGKKRPKTRQGTSTTGIGAMGGAFWGMLFGLIFFVPFLGAAVGAGIGALSGWLTDVGIDDDFINSVREQVGPGTSALFLMSANAVVDKVHESLQAQGLHGTLVQTNLSNEQEAQLREAFGEDA